Within the Stenotrophomonas sp. 610A2 genome, the region CGGTGGCCAGCTCGTAGCCGTCCATTCGCGGCATCTCGATATCCAGCAGCATCAGGTCCGGGATACGCTCTTCCAGCTGCTCCAGCGCTTCCACGCCGTCGCGGGCCACGGCCACATCCAGGTTGTGACGCTCCAGCACACGGCCGGTGACCTTGCGCATGGTCAGCGAATCGTCGACCACCATCACCAGCGGCACGTGGCGCTGGCTGCTGGCTTCGATCACTTCAACCGTCTGCTGCGGCTGGGTGAGATGACGACGCACCAGCGGTGCCACGTCCAGGATCACCACCACATTGCCTTCGCCGGTGATCGTTGCACCGTAGATACCCGGCACCGAGGCGATCTGCAGGCCCACCGGCTTGACCACGACTTCGCGGTTACCCAGCACCTGGTCGATCGCCACCGCCGCACGCAGGTCGCCGGAGCGCACCAGCAGCAGCGGAATCTCGGTCTGTCCTTCGGCCTTGGCGGCAACCTGACCCACCAGGGTGCCGAGGTTGTACAGGCTGAATTCTTCGCCGCTGTAGTGGTAAGCGCCCTCGCCCGACTCGAAACGCTCGCGCGAGATCCGGCCGATACCGCTGACCGATGCCACCGGCACCGCGTAGGTGGTTTCGCCGATACGGACGAACACCGCCTGGGTGACCGCCAAGGTCTGCGGCAGGCGCAGGGTGAAGGTCGCGCCCTGGCCACGCACCGAGTGGATGTCCACCGAGCCGCCAAGCTGGCGCACTTCGTTGCGCACCACGTCCATGCCCACACCGCGGCCAGCCAGCTGGCTGACCTGTTCGCTGGTGCTGAAACCGGAGGCAAAGATCATCTGGTCCAGCTGGGTGTCGTCGATCTGCTCGTCGCTGCCCAACAGGCCACGCTGCTCGGCGCGGCGACGGATCGCCTCGCGGTCCAGGCCAGCACCGTCATCGCCGACTTCCAGCACGATTTCCGAACCTTCGCGGCGCAGACGCAGGGCGATTTCGCCTTCTTCCGGCTTGCCCGCGGCAGTACGTGCGGCCGGCTGCTCCAGACCATGGGCAACCGAGTTGCGCAGCATGTGTTCGAGCGGCGCGACCATGCGATCGAGCACGTTGCGATCGAGTTCGCCGTGGGTGCCTTCCAGCTTCAGGTGTACCTGCTTGTCGGTTTCCTGCGCGGCCTGACGCACCACACGGCGCAGGCGCGGCACCAGGCCGTCGAACGGCACCATGCGCGCGCGCATCAGGCCGTCCTGCAGCTCCGAGCTCACACGCGACTGCTGCTGCAGCAAGGTGTCGTAGTTGCGCGACAGATCGTCCAGCACGCCTTGCAGACCGCCCAAGTCGGCTGCCGATTCGTTCAGCGCACGGCTGAGCTGCTGCAGGGTGGAGAAACGGTCCAGCTCCAGCGGATCGAAGGTCTGGTCGGCCTGCTCATGCTCGCGGCGGTAACGCGCCACGATCTGTGCTTCGGTTTCCAGATCCAGACGACGCAGCTGGTCACGCAGACGTGCGTTGGTGCGGTCCAACTCGGCCATGGCGCCACGGAAGGCACCCAACTGCTGCTCCAGGCGCGAGCGGTAGATCGCCACTTCACCGGCGTGGTTGACCAGGCTGTCGAGCAGGTCGGCGCGTACACGCACCTGTTCCTGTCCACGCGGCGCGCCTTCCTCTTCGGCACCGGCCTGTTCTTCGCGCAGCGGCGCCGACAAGGGCTCGGCCTGGGCCAGCGGTCGCGGCAGCACCGCTTCCACCGCCGCAGCTGCGACCGGGCTTGCGGCTGCAACAGCGGCAGCTTCGACTGGAGCCTGCGCAGCTTCCGCACGACCATCGGTACGGGCTTCGAAGGTTTCGATCAGATCCGTCGGCATCAGCACCGCACGGTGCTCGCCGGTACGGGTCAACAGCTGGTGCAGGCGATCGAAACCGCGCTCCAGCAGCTGCACGTCGGCACGGGTGATCTCGGTGCGGTTGGCGGCGACGGCTTCCAGCAACGATTCGATGCTGTGGCCCAGATCGCCGATGGCATTGATGCCGGCCATGCGTGCACCACCCTTGAGGGTGTGCAGGTCACGCTGCAGACCCGCCAGGGCTTCGCGGTCTTCCGGCGCCGCGCGCATGTCATTGATCAGGCCATCGCAATGGTCGAGCAGATCCTTGCCTTCCTCGACAAAGATATCGACCAGTTCGCGGTCCAGATCGGCGAAGTTCAGTGGGCCCGCGTCCAACTCGCTTGCTACCGGCGCAGCCACAGCAACCGCTTCCTGTTCCGGCAAGGCAGCGGTCAACGGCGCCAACGCAGCCTTGGCTTCGACGGCGGGTTCGATGACCGCCGGCTCGGTGGATGCTTCCACCTCTGCCGGTTCAATCGTTGCCGCTTCGTCGAGCTGTGCGGCTTCTTCGAGCTGCGCAGCTTCTTCCAGCGCAATGGCGTCCTCGAGTTCTGCGGTTTCGTCGAACTCAAGCACTTCGTCGGGCTGTACGGCTTCTTCAAGCGAAGCCTGCTCTTCAATCAATTCGACAGCTTCGGTGTCTGCAGAAGTATCTACCGCGTCGGCGATCTCCAGCTCCGCGACCGGCGCGTCCGCAATCGCGGCGACATCGTCAGCCTGCGCGGTTTCAACCGGCGCCTGCTCGGCAGCGTCTTCGATGCCAACATCGGTCTGTTCGCCGACCTGTTCTGCGTCCGCAATGGCCGGGGCATCTTCTTCGCCCTGCTCGTCCGAGCCTGATGCTTCAGCTTCAGCCTGTGCATCGAACGAGCTCGCGTGGGCAGCACCAACAACCGCCGCACCTGCACCGGTCGCGATGGCCAAGGCGCGCGCAATCACGCTGTCGCGATCGTCCAGATGGCTCGAAGCCTCAACAACCGCCTGTTCGTCCTGCTGGTCATTCTCGATCTGTGCACCGAGCACCTCATCTTCTGCCACCGCTTCAGCATCGCTGCTGACGGCACCTTCGGACTCGATCTCGCCAGCATCGGCTTCAGCCGTGACCTGCAGATCAGTCGCTTCTGCGGCCTGCTGCGGCTCCACTGCTTCCACCGCAACGCCCCAGGTGGAAGCCCGCACGGCATCGTAATGATCAACGGCTTCATCGGAATGCTGTGCTGCATCCGGCTGGCTCGGCTCGGCAGACTCGCTGCTACCGACCTGGCCGGCTGCAGCATCGGCCGACGCCGGCAATGCATCTGCATCGCTGGAACCAGCAAGCTCAACACCTTCAGCCAAATTCTGCTCAACGATGTCAGCCGCGAACCCGGTCGGCAATACGACTTCGGATTCATCCGTAGCGGTTTGCACTTCAGCGCTATCGGCCGCGGCCACGCTGCCCGGCGTCTCATCCAGCAAGCCGGCGTCGAAGTACGCGGACAGGTCTTCGGTACCCACCAAGCCGACGGACAGACCGCCATCCAATGCAGTCTCGGACTGCACGGCAGCGACATCGTCGGCAGCCAGCTCATCTTCGGCCGGCATCGGCGGCCACTTGGAATCTGGCAAGGCATCAACCAGCGCCTGCAGGCGCTCGGCCACGCCCGGGAATGCCGGGATGCGCGGCGAAGGCGCACGCAATGCGGTGATGGTGGTGTGTACGGCTGCCGCCATCTGCGCCAACGCATCCACACCAGCAGCCGTCGGCATCACTGCCGCTGCCAGCGAACGCTTGACGAAGGTTTCTGCCGGGCTGGTGATCTGGGTGATCACCGGCACGTCGGTCATCGCGAACGCGCCGCTCATGGTGTGCACGGCACGCAGCAGGTCTTCGGAGACTGCCTGCGGCTGCGCCGCCGAGGCGGCCAGCCAAGCATTGACCGTAACCAGGTGGGCACCGATCTCGGCTTCGAGAATCTCGCGCAGCACCTCGTCCACCGATGCAGGCGTGCCCTCTTCGGCATTGGCTCCGCTATCCGCGGCAACGTCGTTCTCGACCGGCACGACAGCCTCGACGAGCTCGGCATCTGTCGCCGCGTCGCTGACTGGCGTTGCGGCTGCAACCGCACTGGCACCGGTGACGTAGAACGCTTCTTCGCCTGCGGCAATGCGATCAGCCACATCCTGCAAGCCCAGCAGATCGGACTGGATGATGCCTGCGCCACGCAATGCGGCATTCAATTCCGGCAACACGTCATAGGCCTGCGTTACCGCGGCCATGACCGCCGGGCTGGCGGGACGGCTGCCGTCGAGCACGCGGTTGAGCATGCTCTCGATCTTCCAGCTGAACTCACCCAGGGTCCGCGCGCCCACCAGGCGACCGCTGCCCTTGAGCGTGTGGAACACACGTCGCACCGGGCGCAGGCGTTCCATGTTGGCCGGCGCGGCGCGCCATGCAGGCAACAGGTTGCCCAGGTTCTCCAGCTCTTCGTCGAACTCCTCGATGAACACATCGCGGATGTCCTGATCGATCACGTCACCGCCATCGATGAAGCCGCCTTCGAGCTGCTGTGCCGGCACAAAGCTCTTTGCGGGCGCACCGGAGCCGACTACAGCAGCTCCAGTCTCGGCCGCGACGGTTTCCAGCTGCAGCGATTCGGGCAATGCAAACGGATCGAATGCTTCGGCGGCGGCATCAAGCTGCGCCATGAACGCAGCAGTTTCCGTATCCAGCTTGGAGGCCGGCTCGGTCAGGCTGGCTGCCGGCTCAATCGCCGCGGCACCCAGTTCCCACTCGTTCGATTTCTGTGCCTGTTCGTGCGTTTCGCCTTCGAATGCAGGATTGACGGCCTCCAGCTCCGGGCTGAAGAACACGTCGGCATCGGCGAATTCAACATTGGCCAGCTCGACCTCAACCACACCCGCATCAACCGGTTCGGCTGCGGACGGTGCTTGCGTATCGGCGTCATCCAGGGTCAGCAACGAATCGTCGAAACGATAGCTGTGTTCGGTGCCAGCGACCATGGCGTCTTCTGCGGCGACCGGATCAAACGTCGCGGCGAACGATGCCGGCGGATCAGCTTCAACCTCTGACGTAGGCTCATGGCCTTCCAGCACCATCGGTGCCAGGCTGAAATTGCTCTCTTCGGTACCCGACGTCTCGGCGGCAACCGGATCGAATGCAGAGGCTGCCGAACCGGTGCCTGCTTCGGCAGGCGCAAACGCGTCCGCGACAGCCGGCATCTGTACCGGAGCAACCGGGGTCGCCACCGCGTTGATTGCCGCGCCGAACACCAGCGGGTAGTCGGCAGCGGCAGCCTGCGGCTTGTCTTCTGCTTCCAGTGGCGGCAACGGCGGCGGCAACGCCGAAGCTGCGTTCACCTGCGTCTCGGCATTTGCAGAGGCTTCTTCAGCGACGTCTTCAGCAACTGCTTCGACAATATCGCTGGGCGCATCGAAGGTATCGACAGCTGTCGGTTCGGCCAACGCA harbors:
- a CDS encoding hybrid sensor histidine kinase/response regulator, coding for MSTLRDAMSHAALGWVKPELDETLRQVRNEVEAFVEDPSDTSRMRFCAGYLHQVQGTLRMVELYAPAMVAEELELLANAVRDGGVADRDEACATLMRGTVLLPDYLERLQNGHRDIPIVLLPLLNDIRAARGAEGINESVLFAFNPDASDASPDELEHARGSVSGRNRELLDTVGGAVKEELMRIKDALDLHMRMDGNPAELQTQVNELGAVSDTLGVMGLGVARGIVAQQRDALREVVEGSRQIDDNLLLDIAGALLYVDASLDDQVAHLGANVAGEDDAGSVETRRTVEVLAHEAIANFTAARESFVAFIETNWDHARLAEVPRLLGEVSGALRMLEMSEPADYLQAVRQYIDVELIARQRIPSGRQLDTLADAMASLEYFLEALRDRRPGREEILDITRTSLETLRYWPIPAPQAATDAEAVAAEFNVADVASASHALAEPTAVDTFDAPSDIVEAVAEDVAEEASANAETQVNAASALPPPLPPLEAEDKPQAAAADYPLVFGAAINAVATPVAPVQMPAVADAFAPAEAGTGSAASAFDPVAAETSGTEESNFSLAPMVLEGHEPTSEVEADPPASFAATFDPVAAEDAMVAGTEHSYRFDDSLLTLDDADTQAPSAAEPVDAGVVEVELANVEFADADVFFSPELEAVNPAFEGETHEQAQKSNEWELGAAAIEPAASLTEPASKLDTETAAFMAQLDAAAEAFDPFALPESLQLETVAAETGAAVVGSGAPAKSFVPAQQLEGGFIDGGDVIDQDIRDVFIEEFDEELENLGNLLPAWRAAPANMERLRPVRRVFHTLKGSGRLVGARTLGEFSWKIESMLNRVLDGSRPASPAVMAAVTQAYDVLPELNAALRGAGIIQSDLLGLQDVADRIAAGEEAFYVTGASAVAAATPVSDAATDAELVEAVVPVENDVAADSGANAEEGTPASVDEVLREILEAEIGAHLVTVNAWLAASAAQPQAVSEDLLRAVHTMSGAFAMTDVPVITQITSPAETFVKRSLAAAVMPTAAGVDALAQMAAAVHTTITALRAPSPRIPAFPGVAERLQALVDALPDSKWPPMPAEDELAADDVAAVQSETALDGGLSVGLVGTEDLSAYFDAGLLDETPGSVAAADSAEVQTATDESEVVLPTGFAADIVEQNLAEGVELAGSSDADALPASADAAAGQVGSSESAEPSQPDAAQHSDEAVDHYDAVRASTWGVAVEAVEPQQAAEATDLQVTAEADAGEIESEGAVSSDAEAVAEDEVLGAQIENDQQDEQAVVEASSHLDDRDSVIARALAIATGAGAAVVGAAHASSFDAQAEAEASGSDEQGEEDAPAIADAEQVGEQTDVGIEDAAEQAPVETAQADDVAAIADAPVAELEIADAVDTSADTEAVELIEEQASLEEAVQPDEVLEFDETAELEDAIALEEAAQLEEAAQLDEAATIEPAEVEASTEPAVIEPAVEAKAALAPLTAALPEQEAVAVAAPVASELDAGPLNFADLDRELVDIFVEEGKDLLDHCDGLINDMRAAPEDREALAGLQRDLHTLKGGARMAGINAIGDLGHSIESLLEAVAANRTEITRADVQLLERGFDRLHQLLTRTGEHRAVLMPTDLIETFEARTDGRAEAAQAPVEAAAVAAASPVAAAAVEAVLPRPLAQAEPLSAPLREEQAGAEEEGAPRGQEQVRVRADLLDSLVNHAGEVAIYRSRLEQQLGAFRGAMAELDRTNARLRDQLRRLDLETEAQIVARYRREHEQADQTFDPLELDRFSTLQQLSRALNESAADLGGLQGVLDDLSRNYDTLLQQQSRVSSELQDGLMRARMVPFDGLVPRLRRVVRQAAQETDKQVHLKLEGTHGELDRNVLDRMVAPLEHMLRNSVAHGLEQPAARTAAGKPEEGEIALRLRREGSEIVLEVGDDGAGLDREAIRRRAEQRGLLGSDEQIDDTQLDQMIFASGFSTSEQVSQLAGRGVGMDVVRNEVRQLGGSVDIHSVRGQGATFTLRLPQTLAVTQAVFVRIGETTYAVPVASVSGIGRISRERFESGEGAYHYSGEEFSLYNLGTLVGQVAAKAEGQTEIPLLLVRSGDLRAAVAIDQVLGNREVVVKPVGLQIASVPGIYGATITGEGNVVVILDVAPLVRRHLTQPQQTVEVIEASSQRHVPLVMVVDDSLTMRKVTGRVLERHNLDVAVARDGVEALEQLEERIPDLMLLDIEMPRMDGYELATAMRADPRYKNIPIVMITSRSGDKHRQRAFEIGVQRYLGKPYQELDLMRNVYDLLGIARARD